One Roseimaritima multifibrata DNA window includes the following coding sequences:
- a CDS encoding DUF1559 domain-containing protein gives MLERKLSYRSSQQRGFTLVELLVVIAIIGVLVGLLLPAVQAAREAARSMQCSNNMKQIGLALHNYAATFSESLPNNGYSSSGYPNDYSPHAKLLPFLEQKQLQDLIDFRINMGHPALADLPAALHPAAGYRVSTFECPSDIGADVHDLTMPSGAIISIAGTSYSMNQGSGLDGVFHPGNGIPSDGLCWVNAKTKLRDVIDGTSNTIAFAESPIGVGIDTTSVTPKMDVRGYRAGVSTVDAAMLTAATANDYATVEGGITGWSGDRNHYWLRGSVPNGPVMNGFLTPNSDIPDLVYYSTKVTGSRSYHPATVKLLLVDGSVRNATDSIDRNVWHASWTRAGGEVKTVTSE, from the coding sequence GTGCTTGAAAGAAAATTGTCTTACCGTTCGTCTCAACAACGCGGATTTACCCTTGTTGAATTGTTGGTCGTTATTGCCATCATCGGCGTCCTTGTTGGCTTGTTGTTGCCAGCGGTCCAAGCGGCCCGTGAGGCGGCTCGTTCCATGCAGTGCAGCAACAACATGAAACAGATTGGACTGGCCCTGCATAACTATGCCGCAACCTTTAGTGAATCCCTTCCGAACAACGGGTATTCAAGTTCCGGCTATCCGAATGACTATTCGCCTCATGCCAAACTGTTGCCCTTTCTAGAACAGAAACAACTTCAGGACCTAATTGATTTTCGGATCAACATGGGGCATCCTGCCCTGGCGGACCTGCCGGCGGCGCTGCACCCCGCGGCTGGATATCGTGTTTCGACTTTTGAATGTCCCAGTGACATTGGTGCGGACGTGCACGATTTGACGATGCCTTCAGGGGCGATTATTTCAATCGCAGGAACAAGCTATTCGATGAATCAGGGAAGTGGCTTGGATGGCGTTTTTCATCCAGGAAACGGAATCCCATCGGATGGTTTGTGCTGGGTGAACGCAAAGACCAAGCTCCGCGATGTCATCGACGGCACCAGCAACACTATCGCGTTCGCAGAAAGCCCCATCGGCGTTGGCATCGACACGACTTCGGTGACGCCGAAAATGGACGTCCGTGGTTACCGTGCGGGGGTCTCAACGGTCGACGCGGCAATGCTTACTGCAGCGACTGCCAATGATTACGCGACTGTGGAGGGGGGGATCACCGGTTGGAGTGGAGACCGTAACCACTATTGGCTGCGCGGCAGCGTCCCCAATGGTCCGGTGATGAACGGATTCCTGACTCCGAATAGCGATATTCCCGATTTGGTTTACTATTCCACAAAAGTAACCGGTTCGAGGAGCTACCATCCGGCAACCGTCAAACTGTTGTTGGTCGACGGGAGCGTAAGGAATGCAACCGATTCGATCGATCGCAATGTCTGGCACGCAAGCTGGACACGAGCCGGAGGCGAAGTCAAAACCGTCACGTCCGAGTAG
- the der gene encoding ribosome biogenesis GTPase Der yields the protein MAVPQVVIVGRPNVGKSSLFNWVARRRLAIVDDYEGVTRDRMATLIEHEERYFELIDTGGMGVVDVDDLTADVRHQIDVAIASADVIVFVVDIRTGIMPLDEEVAERLRGLEVPVVLVANKADNEVLDERADEFYKLGRGRLICVSSQQNRNRDKLLDLIVERLPEGNDAEDEEAASAPQMKITIVGRRNVGKSTFVNTLAQAERVIVSEVAGTTRDSVDVLFELDGQKFMAIDTPGLRKRKSVRTDLEFYSTHRAQRSVRRADVVLMFFDATETVSKVDKQLMGYVMENHKPCVFVINKWDELHGKVTTDRWVRYLRHQFPTLSYAPIAFITGQTGKNVKALLNHSQMLFKQARSRVTTGQLNRLIHAALEQHPPPMYQNRRPKVYYATQVSTEPPTVVLMCNDPNAFANNYRRYLLGVMRDHLPFGEVPIKLYLHRRNRNEPDPTDG from the coding sequence ATGGCCGTTCCTCAAGTTGTTATTGTCGGCCGCCCAAACGTGGGCAAGAGCAGTCTGTTCAATTGGGTGGCTCGCCGTCGTCTTGCTATTGTCGATGATTACGAGGGTGTCACCCGTGACCGGATGGCGACCCTGATCGAGCATGAAGAGCGTTACTTCGAGTTAATCGATACGGGCGGAATGGGCGTCGTCGACGTCGATGACCTGACGGCGGATGTTCGACATCAGATCGATGTCGCGATCGCCTCGGCCGACGTGATCGTGTTTGTCGTCGATATCCGAACCGGCATCATGCCTCTGGATGAAGAGGTCGCTGAGCGTCTGCGAGGCCTGGAAGTTCCCGTCGTGCTGGTCGCCAACAAAGCGGACAACGAAGTTCTAGATGAACGAGCCGACGAATTTTACAAACTAGGGCGGGGACGCCTGATCTGCGTCAGCAGCCAACAGAACCGAAACCGAGACAAACTGCTTGACCTGATTGTCGAACGCCTGCCAGAGGGTAACGACGCCGAAGACGAAGAAGCGGCGTCAGCTCCGCAGATGAAGATCACTATCGTCGGACGTCGAAACGTCGGCAAAAGTACCTTCGTCAATACCTTGGCTCAAGCCGAACGCGTCATCGTCAGCGAAGTTGCCGGGACGACTCGAGACAGCGTAGACGTTCTGTTCGAGCTGGACGGTCAAAAGTTTATGGCGATCGATACGCCAGGCCTACGAAAACGAAAAAGCGTCCGAACGGACCTGGAATTTTACAGTACCCATCGAGCTCAGCGATCCGTTCGCCGAGCCGACGTGGTGCTGATGTTTTTCGACGCGACCGAAACGGTCAGCAAAGTCGACAAGCAACTGATGGGGTATGTGATGGAAAATCACAAACCCTGCGTCTTTGTCATCAACAAATGGGATGAACTGCACGGCAAGGTGACAACGGACCGCTGGGTTCGGTACCTCCGTCATCAGTTCCCCACACTCTCGTACGCTCCGATCGCCTTTATCACAGGGCAGACGGGCAAGAACGTGAAGGCGCTGCTGAATCACTCGCAGATGTTGTTCAAACAGGCTCGATCACGTGTCACCACCGGGCAACTGAACCGCTTGATCCATGCAGCGTTGGAACAGCATCCACCGCCGATGTACCAGAACCGTCGTCCCAAAGTCTATTACGCGACGCAGGTTTCGACCGAGCCACCGACCGTTGTGCTGATGTGCAACGACCCCAACGCGTTCGCCAATAACTACCGGCGATACTTATTGGGCGTGATGCGGGATCACCTTCCGTTTGGCGAAGTGCCGATCAAGCTCTACTTGCATCGTCGCAATCGCAACGAGCCTGACCCAACCGACGGTTAA
- a CDS encoding potassium/proton antiporter, which translates to MPTIETLILLTGVLLLLGIVSNKFSARLGVPVLFLFLVVGMLAGSEGIGGIEFEDYSLANGIGTIALCLILFDGGLRTPYSSLRAAWKPAGVLATVGVFLTALVTGLAASAILKVSILEGLLLGSIVGSTDASVVFSVLRSGGVNIRPRLANTLEVESGSNDPMAIFLTVGLIQVLTGAVPVGIGLAGLFFNQIVVGSIVGVGVGYCGAWMLQNVRLEAAGLYPVMATALGLFSFGVTAALGGSGFLAVYLTGIVIGNRRPVFHRGILIFHDAVAWICQILMFIALGILSFPSRLLDVAGPALLISVVLIFVARPLAVFLCAAPFRFAFRELTFLSWVGLKGAVPITLATFPMLAGLENASLMFDVVFFVVLVSALVQGWTLPTVARYLKLEVPSRSKPAVTLEISSLANVEGDIVDYYVEEDSGAAGIMLKDLALPEGVVIALIVRDEQTIPPQGRTRLNVGDHAIVILRPKVRAMVDRVFAARKDPVSLPRALEFPLRGSIKVLELEQFYAVRIAKESNATLAEIIKEKLSEEEFKVGATVRFDQIQLRILEIGDDGLIEYLGMTILPEA; encoded by the coding sequence ATGCCAACGATTGAAACGCTGATCCTGCTGACGGGTGTTCTTCTTCTGTTAGGGATCGTGTCGAACAAGTTTTCGGCTCGATTGGGCGTTCCCGTTCTGTTCCTGTTTCTGGTTGTCGGCATGCTTGCCGGATCGGAGGGGATCGGCGGAATCGAGTTCGAGGATTACTCGTTAGCCAACGGGATCGGCACCATTGCCCTTTGCCTGATTCTCTTTGACGGTGGCTTGCGGACGCCGTACAGCTCGCTGCGCGCGGCTTGGAAACCGGCCGGAGTCTTAGCGACGGTGGGTGTGTTTCTTACCGCCCTGGTGACTGGTTTGGCGGCCTCGGCAATCTTGAAGGTTTCGATCTTGGAGGGGCTGCTGCTGGGAAGCATTGTCGGCTCCACGGACGCTTCGGTCGTCTTTTCGGTGCTGCGTAGCGGAGGCGTTAATATTCGCCCCCGGTTGGCCAATACGTTGGAGGTCGAGAGTGGTTCCAACGACCCGATGGCCATCTTTTTGACGGTCGGTTTGATTCAGGTTTTGACAGGAGCCGTTCCGGTGGGGATAGGCCTGGCAGGGTTGTTTTTCAACCAGATCGTCGTCGGATCGATTGTTGGAGTCGGGGTGGGCTACTGTGGCGCTTGGATGCTTCAGAACGTTCGCTTGGAAGCGGCCGGGTTGTATCCCGTTATGGCGACGGCACTCGGGCTGTTTTCGTTTGGAGTCACTGCAGCCCTCGGTGGGAGCGGTTTTCTGGCGGTTTATCTGACCGGCATTGTGATCGGAAACCGACGACCCGTGTTTCATCGGGGAATTCTTATCTTCCATGATGCGGTCGCTTGGATTTGTCAGATCCTGATGTTTATCGCATTGGGGATCCTCTCCTTTCCAAGCCGTTTGCTGGACGTCGCCGGACCTGCACTTTTGATTTCGGTTGTCTTGATTTTTGTCGCCAGACCACTGGCCGTTTTCTTGTGTGCGGCCCCTTTCCGGTTCGCCTTTCGGGAATTGACGTTTTTGTCATGGGTCGGCTTAAAGGGAGCCGTCCCGATTACGCTGGCAACGTTTCCGATGTTGGCCGGGTTAGAGAACGCCTCGCTGATGTTTGATGTCGTCTTTTTTGTCGTGCTGGTTTCCGCGCTGGTCCAAGGTTGGACGCTGCCAACAGTCGCCCGTTACTTAAAGCTAGAGGTCCCCTCGCGATCGAAGCCTGCGGTCACATTAGAGATCAGTTCGTTGGCGAACGTCGAAGGAGATATCGTCGATTACTACGTCGAAGAAGATAGTGGCGCCGCAGGAATCATGCTGAAGGATCTAGCCCTACCGGAAGGGGTTGTGATCGCCTTGATTGTCCGAGACGAACAGACGATCCCGCCTCAGGGGAGAACTAGATTAAACGTAGGAGACCACGCCATCGTGATCTTGCGACCAAAGGTTCGAGCGATGGTCGATCGAGTCTTCGCCGCGAGGAAGGATCCTGTTTCCTTGCCAAGGGCGCTGGAATTTCCACTCCGCGGATCGATCAAAGTCCTCGAGCTAGAACAGTTCTACGCAGTGCGGATCGCGAAAGAATCGAACGCAACCTTAGCGGAGATTATCAAGGAGAAGTTGTCCGAAGAAGAATTCAAAGTAGGGGCAACCGTCCGTTTTGATCAGATTCAGCTAAGGATTCTAGAGATCGGTGATGACGGTTTGATCGAGTATCTAGGGATGACCATTCTGCCAGAAGCTTAG
- a CDS encoding prenyltransferase/squalene oxidase repeat-containing protein → MPSGVGAAKGVRWKGELDDVAAQNEDEAEQEDVVEETLREAPAWLFSLVIHLILLLALALFSTPAGRSFTRVALTMGPAEAETDSDDISEFLMENPMDSMVESFDDQPVETPVEVEMTDTIDAMDLPEPESLLSMEVPIEAGMLPIKPMVTGRSGAMKSALLAAYGGNGETVEAVDLGLAWLKAQQKSNGSWSLVGSYTDGAQSESTAAATAMALLAFQGDGNTHQSGKYSEEVAKAIKWLVDEQNRQGFFASKTRADHSAAYAQAQCTIAISELYAMTQDSWLREPAQRAVNYAERAQSATGGWRYNPSAGDADLSVTGWYVMALESARSGGLEVDPTVLYKISDYLDRVQVDGGSAYGYQRGVRESKTMSAEGLLSRQYLGWARNNEKLKEGVNRLMTQQPFNIDQDDFYYWYYGTQVMHHYGGAPWKQWNAKMRVQLPKAQVKKGNMAGSWSPQGTHWGGQGGRLYTTCMAIYCLEVYYRHLPLYTPNVDPE, encoded by the coding sequence GTGCCCTCTGGCGTTGGGGCTGCGAAAGGGGTTCGCTGGAAAGGCGAACTGGATGACGTGGCGGCTCAGAATGAAGACGAAGCGGAACAGGAAGATGTCGTCGAGGAGACTTTGCGTGAAGCTCCGGCTTGGCTGTTCAGTCTGGTTATCCACCTGATCCTGCTGCTGGCTCTGGCTCTCTTTTCGACTCCCGCTGGCCGATCCTTCACTCGTGTTGCGCTGACGATGGGGCCTGCGGAGGCAGAAACGGATTCCGATGACATCTCGGAATTCCTGATGGAAAATCCGATGGATTCGATGGTGGAGTCGTTTGATGACCAACCTGTCGAAACCCCCGTCGAAGTCGAGATGACGGACACCATCGATGCGATGGACCTGCCCGAACCAGAATCGCTGCTTTCAATGGAAGTTCCAATTGAAGCTGGCATGCTGCCGATCAAACCGATGGTAACCGGGCGGAGCGGGGCGATGAAAAGTGCGCTGCTAGCCGCATACGGGGGAAACGGTGAAACGGTGGAAGCTGTCGATCTTGGGCTGGCTTGGTTGAAGGCTCAGCAAAAGTCGAACGGATCGTGGAGCCTTGTCGGTAGCTACACCGATGGTGCCCAAAGCGAAAGCACGGCGGCGGCCACCGCGATGGCGCTGCTGGCTTTTCAAGGGGATGGCAATACTCACCAATCGGGTAAGTACTCCGAAGAAGTTGCCAAGGCGATCAAGTGGCTGGTCGATGAACAAAACCGCCAAGGCTTTTTTGCTTCCAAGACACGGGCCGATCACTCGGCTGCTTACGCGCAAGCTCAATGCACGATCGCAATCAGTGAACTGTATGCGATGACTCAGGATTCCTGGTTACGAGAGCCCGCACAGCGAGCCGTCAATTATGCGGAACGGGCTCAAAGTGCAACGGGCGGCTGGCGGTACAACCCAAGTGCAGGGGATGCCGACCTATCGGTAACCGGCTGGTACGTGATGGCCTTGGAAAGTGCTCGGTCGGGCGGCCTAGAGGTCGATCCGACGGTCCTTTACAAAATCAGCGATTACCTGGACCGCGTCCAAGTCGACGGCGGATCGGCGTACGGTTACCAACGCGGAGTCCGCGAATCCAAAACGATGTCCGCCGAAGGGCTGCTAAGCCGTCAGTACCTCGGTTGGGCTAGAAACAATGAAAAATTGAAGGAAGGCGTCAACCGGTTAATGACGCAACAACCATTCAATATCGATCAGGACGATTTCTATTACTGGTACTACGGGACGCAGGTGATGCACCACTACGGAGGCGCTCCCTGGAAACAATGGAATGCGAAAATGCGAGTCCAACTGCCTAAAGCTCAGGTAAAAAAAGGCAATATGGCGGGCAGCTGGTCGCCGCAAGGGACTCACTGGGGAGGGCAGGGGGGGCGACTGTACACCACCTGCATGGCGATCTACTGCCTGGAAGTCTACTACCGGCATCTGCCGCTCTACACGCCAAACGTCGACCCTGAATAA
- a CDS encoding ABC transporter ATP-binding protein, which translates to MKETEKKIPVEVLNASKSYRQGASEVLALDGVDLYVQPGTFVAVMGASGSGKSTLLHLLSGLTRPTSGRIQIEGQDLATLSDRELTHFRRQRIGLVFQSFNLVPSLTAADNILFPLYAAGIQPADDCGLMEIAARLGIEDRLSHRPDSLSGGEQQRVAIARSLITNPAIIFADEPTGSLDSETGQSICKLLRELCDQQNRTIMMVTHEPSVAAWADTVVVLRDGKIVGRFDSESFDDSQSLAAQYQSILETSGPIARSSAS; encoded by the coding sequence ATGAAAGAAACAGAGAAAAAAATTCCTGTCGAGGTTTTAAATGCCTCGAAGTCCTATCGCCAAGGGGCATCGGAGGTCCTTGCACTCGATGGCGTCGACCTATACGTACAGCCAGGGACCTTTGTCGCGGTCATGGGGGCAAGCGGGTCGGGGAAAAGTACTCTTCTGCATTTGCTTAGCGGTTTGACGCGTCCGACTTCGGGGAGGATTCAGATTGAGGGGCAAGACCTTGCAACACTTTCGGATCGCGAATTAACGCATTTTCGTCGGCAGCGGATTGGGTTGGTGTTTCAGTCTTTTAATCTCGTTCCCTCGCTAACCGCGGCGGACAACATCCTGTTTCCACTGTATGCCGCTGGGATCCAGCCCGCAGACGATTGCGGCCTGATGGAAATCGCTGCACGGTTAGGAATCGAGGATCGGCTTTCTCATCGCCCCGATTCGCTGAGTGGTGGTGAACAGCAGCGAGTTGCGATCGCACGGTCGTTGATCACGAACCCCGCAATTATTTTCGCAGACGAACCGACGGGAAGTCTTGATTCAGAAACCGGCCAATCGATCTGCAAGCTTCTCCGCGAACTATGTGATCAACAGAATCGCACAATCATGATGGTGACCCACGAACCGAGCGTTGCCGCATGGGCGGATACGGTAGTGGTGCTCCGCGATGGGAAGATTGTTGGGCGGTTTGATTCGGAATCGTTTGACGATTCGCAATCCCTCGCCGCTCAATACCAATCGATCCTTGAAACGTCCGGTCCGATCGCCCGCAGTTCGGCGTCGTAA
- a CDS encoding sugar phosphate isomerase/epimerase family protein, translated as MQRRHFLTLASTTGLAATLAQQATAQQPPASPQVDQAKSMKTSRTAPRTCLNTSTIRGQKLSVPEQVRVASEAGYDAIEPWMRDLRQFQSEGGKLSELKKQLDDSNLTVESAIGFAQWIVDDPAQRAAGLEEARSDMELLAAIGGKRIAAPPVGAHRPGTDRPELAAIAERYRALLEVGAETGVVPQLELWGFSPTLSRLGEMAYVAAEAGHPDACLLPDFYHIYKGGSDFDGLLTIEASRMHVFHINDYPADPPRETIADKDRIYPGDGVCPLKTLIPHLLDNGFQGYFSLELFNPQYWQEDALSVARTGLAKMKSVFPT; from the coding sequence ATGCAACGTCGACATTTCTTAACCCTTGCTTCTACCACGGGATTGGCGGCAACTCTTGCCCAGCAAGCGACTGCCCAGCAGCCTCCTGCTTCTCCTCAGGTTGATCAGGCGAAATCGATGAAAACTTCGCGCACCGCACCACGTACCTGTTTGAACACCAGCACGATTCGAGGACAAAAGTTAAGTGTTCCGGAACAGGTCCGCGTCGCTTCCGAAGCAGGCTACGACGCAATCGAACCCTGGATGCGAGATTTAAGACAGTTTCAATCCGAGGGAGGCAAATTGTCGGAATTGAAGAAGCAATTGGACGACAGCAATCTGACCGTCGAAAGTGCGATCGGCTTTGCTCAGTGGATCGTGGACGATCCTGCCCAGCGTGCGGCCGGCCTGGAGGAAGCTCGCAGCGATATGGAATTGCTCGCTGCGATCGGTGGCAAGCGGATCGCCGCTCCTCCCGTGGGGGCTCACCGGCCTGGCACAGACCGCCCAGAACTTGCCGCGATTGCGGAACGGTATCGGGCTCTACTGGAAGTCGGGGCGGAAACGGGCGTCGTTCCTCAGCTGGAACTTTGGGGCTTCTCTCCGACGCTTAGTCGACTGGGGGAAATGGCATACGTCGCGGCCGAAGCCGGGCATCCGGATGCTTGCTTGTTGCCCGACTTTTATCACATCTACAAAGGGGGATCGGACTTCGATGGCCTGTTAACGATCGAAGCTTCGCGGATGCATGTCTTTCATATCAATGATTACCCCGCCGATCCGCCTCGAGAAACGATCGCGGACAAGGATCGAATCTACCCGGGTGACGGTGTTTGTCCTCTGAAGACGTTGATTCCCCATTTGCTTGACAACGGTTTTCAGGGATACTTCTCACTCGAGCTTTTCAATCCGCAATATTGGCAAGAGGACGCCCTAAGTGTGGCGCGTACTGGACTTGCGAAGATGAAAAGTGTCTTCCCTACGTAG
- a CDS encoding ABC transporter permease translates to MKTLKLAFRLLLERPARLAFTTLATAAAVGLVIWISSGYEALEKTYDEYSNLALGRYELTVAPIQLDEGVYVSEKVLAELRKDPSVRDADPMDSLRLAIRIDPKLNERGANAGNREDSSGKSAAGLSPASGANGVESLRSPQGPDGPGSGPNARLPSLRFIATDASLPPFDLSAGVWFERESLETLSVVLRKDVAEGRGLAVGDYLSVEFAQPNAEGDTEVLLQVIGLLDAPSLSGAEAVGIPMLVPGSGEAFVTAATLEKMTGQAAQIRLLGIALDPNTDITKFRFGWAPRLNAFATPVQFQEAFEIEEALDQAAAAQNVRMQSYAATGIAMVVAMLVIFCSLSMGVTERIRQFAILRAICMTRFQIGFLITFEGMALGVVGLFVGVGIAWLVLRAIAATYDQMLYHGIGLGVWTLTLACLAALGGAALASLFPIYRAVRVKPLDAMIPIQSSAIHQSLSWWWTIVGLLLIAVNPLLTFVLPPSEERVYLSMAIGFGSMTVGFILIAPLVVVLVDLGLSPLLTRLFGVDPKLLASQISNNLWRTVGASIAMAFGLGLFVGIQVWGFTMLEAFIPGNWSPDAIAVMEPGLPKHVAARIASVDGVDADRCLPLVVEQPRLIDDITGSAQRPSVTRQDNVVIVGLDPRAALLAPNSLLEFDWVAGSREEAVMQMQQGHACVVPDHFLEETGLSVGDSIALAPPRNSAHPAIYRIAGAVRLPGWHWQTKLTGLRPRTHRAAALVFADYESVAEDFDLPVASHVWFSYADSIERSERSTTQIKEMVTQLLEQEMRRRSGGLSAADADTLRPQDPSVRVVAVQGIRDHLQGAARRWIWVISQVPLISLVIACLGLLNVMLASVRARRWEFGVLRSIGFTSSDLTRAIFLEGLLIAIVAALLSVGFGLLGGWCGSAMAQYISFFGGLHPPMVIPWLPIIAGVCLVLTLGLFTAAWPAISIGRTRPMRLLQQGRDFV, encoded by the coding sequence ATGAAGACTCTGAAACTTGCTTTTCGACTTCTGTTGGAAAGGCCGGCACGTCTGGCATTTACGACCTTGGCTACGGCGGCGGCTGTTGGTTTGGTTATCTGGATTTCCAGTGGTTACGAGGCTTTAGAAAAAACGTATGACGAATACTCAAACCTGGCGCTTGGCCGGTATGAATTGACGGTTGCACCCATTCAGCTGGACGAGGGCGTCTATGTTTCTGAAAAGGTTCTTGCGGAATTGCGCAAAGACCCATCGGTTCGGGACGCCGATCCGATGGACTCGCTACGATTGGCGATTCGTATCGATCCCAAATTGAATGAACGAGGGGCCAACGCTGGGAACCGCGAAGACTCCAGCGGTAAATCGGCTGCTGGTCTGTCCCCTGCTTCAGGTGCGAATGGCGTGGAGTCGCTACGTAGTCCACAGGGGCCAGATGGTCCAGGGAGCGGGCCGAATGCACGTCTTCCAAGCTTGCGGTTTATTGCAACCGATGCCTCCCTTCCCCCCTTTGATTTGTCGGCTGGCGTTTGGTTCGAGCGGGAATCTCTGGAGACGCTTTCGGTGGTGTTGCGGAAGGATGTTGCAGAGGGGCGTGGGCTTGCTGTTGGAGATTACCTAAGTGTCGAATTTGCTCAGCCAAATGCTGAGGGAGATACGGAGGTTTTGTTGCAAGTGATCGGCTTGCTGGACGCGCCTTCATTGAGCGGAGCCGAGGCGGTCGGGATTCCAATGCTAGTGCCCGGTTCGGGAGAAGCGTTTGTGACGGCCGCAACCCTGGAAAAAATGACGGGGCAAGCAGCTCAGATTCGTTTGCTGGGAATTGCCCTCGATCCGAATACCGATATCACAAAATTTCGATTCGGATGGGCTCCCCGGCTAAACGCGTTCGCGACACCTGTTCAGTTTCAGGAAGCCTTTGAAATTGAAGAAGCTCTGGATCAAGCGGCGGCTGCACAGAATGTTCGGATGCAGTCGTACGCAGCAACCGGGATCGCGATGGTGGTCGCGATGCTGGTAATCTTTTGCTCTCTGAGCATGGGGGTTACCGAGCGGATCCGGCAATTTGCCATTCTTAGAGCCATCTGTATGACCCGCTTTCAAATAGGATTTTTGATCACCTTCGAAGGAATGGCACTTGGGGTCGTTGGCTTGTTCGTCGGTGTGGGGATTGCCTGGCTAGTGCTGCGAGCGATAGCGGCCACCTATGACCAGATGCTATACCACGGTATCGGACTGGGCGTGTGGACTTTGACGCTTGCGTGTCTGGCTGCGTTGGGAGGTGCGGCCTTGGCTTCGTTGTTCCCCATTTATCGTGCCGTTCGTGTCAAACCGCTTGATGCGATGATTCCGATTCAATCTTCCGCCATCCATCAAAGCCTCTCGTGGTGGTGGACCATCGTCGGTTTGTTGCTGATCGCCGTGAATCCATTGCTGACGTTTGTGCTTCCTCCTAGCGAGGAGCGCGTCTACCTCTCGATGGCGATCGGATTTGGGAGCATGACGGTCGGTTTTATCCTGATTGCGCCCTTGGTCGTTGTCTTGGTCGATCTTGGTCTTAGTCCTCTCCTGACGCGTCTGTTTGGTGTGGATCCAAAATTGCTTGCCAGCCAAATCAGTAACAATCTTTGGCGGACTGTGGGGGCTTCGATCGCAATGGCTTTTGGTTTGGGGTTGTTCGTCGGGATTCAAGTCTGGGGGTTTACGATGTTGGAAGCCTTTATTCCGGGAAATTGGTCACCCGATGCCATCGCTGTCATGGAGCCGGGCTTGCCGAAACATGTTGCTGCACGCATCGCTTCCGTTGATGGTGTGGATGCTGATCGATGCCTACCACTGGTCGTCGAACAACCTCGGCTGATCGACGACATTACCGGGAGCGCTCAGCGGCCTTCGGTGACGCGACAGGACAATGTTGTCATCGTTGGCTTAGACCCTCGGGCCGCGCTGCTGGCCCCGAATTCGCTGCTTGAATTCGACTGGGTCGCCGGATCGCGCGAAGAGGCTGTGATGCAGATGCAGCAGGGGCACGCATGTGTCGTGCCCGATCATTTTCTCGAGGAAACAGGACTTTCGGTTGGCGATTCCATAGCCCTTGCGCCGCCTCGGAATTCGGCGCACCCGGCGATCTACCGTATTGCCGGGGCAGTTCGGCTGCCGGGCTGGCACTGGCAAACCAAATTAACCGGACTCCGTCCCCGCACGCACCGGGCAGCTGCACTGGTCTTTGCAGACTACGAAAGTGTTGCGGAAGATTTCGATTTGCCTGTCGCTTCGCATGTTTGGTTTTCGTATGCGGATTCAATAGAACGCAGCGAACGGTCCACAACGCAAATCAAGGAAATGGTAACCCAGTTGCTAGAACAGGAAATGCGTCGAAGAAGTGGTGGCCTGTCGGCGGCCGACGCAGACACCCTGCGTCCTCAAGATCCCTCGGTTCGGGTGGTGGCGGTGCAAGGAATCCGCGACCACCTGCAGGGGGCTGCCAGGCGCTGGATCTGGGTGATTAGCCAAGTCCCATTGATCTCGCTGGTGATTGCCTGCTTAGGGCTGCTGAATGTGATGCTTGCTTCCGTACGCGCTAGACGTTGGGAATTTGGAGTCTTGCGGTCGATTGGGTTTACCAGTTCCGATTTAACACGGGCGATCTTTTTAGAGGGGCTTCTTATTGCGATTGTCGCCGCCCTGTTAAGTGTTGGATTCGGGCTTCTAGGAGGATGGTGCGGCAGTGCGATGGCCCAGTACATCAGTTTCTTTGGAGGACTTCATCCGCCCATGGTGATCCCCTGGTTACCAATCATTGCCGGAGTTTGCTTGGTATTGACTTTGGGGCTTTTCACGGCGGCATGGCCTGCGATTTCGATTGGACGGACACGACCGATGCGACTTCTCCAACAAGGGCGAGACTTTGTTTAG